The following is a genomic window from Nitrospira sp..
AGCGAGAAGTTTGGTGCCGAGCTGCCCGTAATCCGTGAGTTTGGTCTGCAGGGCTTGCTTGTCGGCCGTCAGTTTATCGATCGGCTGACGCTGGACCTTGACCAACGCGGAGACGACCTGGCCAAAGTCCACGCCGTTGCCCAATCCCCCGAAACTAATCGCCATGACATTCCTTTCATGCCGTGAACGAACTACACCTTATGGTGGAGCAACAGACCGGTGGGAGCCTCCAGACTTTTTGCAAGTTCGATGACTTCCCTCTGTGGAATCTGGCGAATTACTTCGCCGGACTCCGCATTCATGACTTTGACGACGACTCGGTCGAGATCCGGATCGATCGTAAACTCCAACCGAGGATCTGCTTGCTGGAACACCTCTCGCACTCGCGAGAGCGCTTGGTCCAGGTCTTTATCCTTGACCTCAGGAGTCGATGGTTGCGGTTCAGCAATCGCATGTTCATCGTCTCGCTCCGGAGGGTGTTGTAGGGCATTCTGGTTCGTAGCCGCCGTAGTGAGGAGGTTCGTCCGACTCGATACCTCTTGGAGCATGGTAGCCTCCTTCGGATCGGTCTGCGGGTAGCCCTCTCAGAGGAGAGGACTACCCGACAGACGATGCCTTATCCTCGCAGCAGCGCCAACGCTTGCTGTGGCAGTGCATTGGCCTGAGCCAAGATCGCAATGCCGGATTGCGTGAGGATCTGGTTCTTCGTGAACACAGATGTCTCCTGGGCGATGTCCGCATCGCGGATGCGGGAATCTGCCGCAGTGAAATTCTCCGCCGTGACCGTCAGGTTCTGAATGGCCACATCAAAGCGGCTCTGAATCGCTCCATAATTCGCACGCGCCGTCGCCACCGAGCTGATGGCGCCGTCGATCGCGGCGAGAACCGACTGTGCGGCATTCGCGGTTGAAACATTCGCGCCTGCCAATCCCATCGTGGTCGTATCGAGATCGTTCAGCGCGACCGTCAACGAACTATTCGCGCCGCTCTTGAAGCCGATGAACACCTGGAAGGTATTGCTGGTTCCGCTCAACAACGCCTGACCGTTGAATTCGGTCGAAGCCGAAATCCGATCGATTTCCGAGCGCAACGCAACGAACTCCTGATCCAGATACGACCGTTCGGTCGTCCCGAGGGTGCCGCTTCCGGATTGTGTCGCCAACTCGCGCATACGAGCCAGCAAACTGCCGATCGAGGCGGCGGCGCCGTCGGCGACTTGCGTCAGGCTGATGCCGTCTCCGGCGTTGCGGTTGGCTTGGTTGATGCTGCGGATCTGCGCCCGCAGGGTCTCGGATACGCCCAATCCGGCTGCGTCATCCGATGCGCGGGTGATGCGCAATCCTGACGACAACCGCTCGACGGACTGAGCCAGTTGGTTTTGGTTGATCGAAAGGTTCCTCTGAGCGGAGAGTGATGCAAGGTTGGTATTGACGACTAATGCCATGACGCACTTCCTCCTGAAGGTTCTGCACCGCTATCGGAGATTCGCCAGCGTCCGTGCCGACGAGGTGGTCACCAGGTCCGAAGAAGATGTGCGCACATCCTCCCTGCTCCCGGTACCGTATCGCTGTGCCCTTATCGGTACCCCCCCAAGAAGACTTAAGTGTTCCACGCCGCACATGAAATGCCTGCAATGAAAGAGATCATCGACCTGTGCGCCCTATCGGATAACAACGGACATCACGCCGTCGCAACCGCATCCGACAGGCGCGGCAACAATTCGTATTCCAGCAGATCGGCGACACGAACGGGGTCTGCGCAGGACCGCGCATCGAGCAATTCCTGTATCCACGGAAACAATCCGGATGACGACATACCGACGACTCCTTGAGTCTGGCCCGCCTGCAACATCTCCATATAATCCGCGAGCCGCCCGAGCCACGCGTCGATTGATCCGACCGGTCCCGTTCCCGAGCGTAATGGCGGGAGAAGGGATTGTCCGTCGGTCCGCAACTGGATGGCGAACCGGTTGATAGCCTCCTTTGCATCCACGATGATCGAACGGAGAGACTGTGACACAGCCTGTATCGGCCCGAGATTCCCTCCCGGCTGCCGCAGGAACGCCGGCGTGAGATCGCGATCGCTGATCGCCTTCCCACCGATGGTCAAGGACGTCACGATACGATGGTTGGCATGTGCCTTGTCGCTGATGCAGGCCAGAATATCCATCAAGGAAGTATCATCGGACACCTGCCATTGTTCTTCATCAAGGGTAATGTGCATCACGATTCTCCTTCGCAAAACGACCCGTGTCCGGTCACGATCGCCGGTGAGGTGGAACGTGCCATGGAGATGGGCCGTGACTTCCGATGACTGATGCGGATACCAAGCTTTTGGTACGAACGAAAATATGCTGCAACCGTATGAAGCCGGCTTTGCCACCGTCGATAGGTCGCGAGCCGTGATCGCGACATGGCCAGGATCCCATCGCCGTCGTCGCTGTGTATGTCCCGCAAGAGCGCCACGGCCAAGGAGGCGGCCGCCGGGCTCTGCACGCTGAGGGAGACGGCCAGTTGACGGTCCGTTCGTTCGCAGAGTTGTACCTGCTGCAACGCCGCAACGGGCAAGGGGTGTTGTTGGCTCAGACGGACGAGGTCCTCTGCTCGTGACACGAGCGTTGCGGCAAGCGGCATGAGGCGATCCAATAGTTCAGCCGCATCGTCCACATCCGGAGGGAGGTATTCGCTCTTCGGCACCTGACTGGGAAGGGAGGTGAATTGTTCGAACCAAAACCGTCGCCAGAATCGGCCGTACCAGGCGACCAGGTGGTCTTCTCGTCCGGCGCAGAGATGATAACTTCCCAAGTCGTCTTCATCCACGCGGGATCGATATATTCTGATGCCGGTCGTCGATCGCGGAAAGTCGGCTCCCACAAGGAGATGCAGACAGAGTTCTGCGATCTGACCTGGCACAAGACGATCGTTGCAGGCATGGTGAAAACAAACCTGATCGAATCCGCAAGGGGCACAGGTCATGTCCGGCTGCACGATCCAATGTCCCGGTCCATAGGGGCCGGTTTCTCGGAAATCCACATGTCCGACGGAAAGGTCAACGACCGGCGTGCCCACTCCGACCGCCAGGTGCATGGGGCCGGTGTCGTTGGTCAGGAGGAGCCGGCATCGTTTCAGCAAAGCGGCCAGTTGAGGCAATGTCGTACGTCCGATCGCATCGCAGAGGGGGGCGGTGCCGCCGGCTTGACGATAGGTGCGCTGAGCGATCGCGATCGCGTTTCGTTCTTCCTCCGTGCCGATGAAGACATAGCCGACGGTTGTTTGTCGACTGCAGGCGGCTAAGGTTTGACCGAACAATTCCGGACGCCAGGCTTTGATCGGATCGCTGGCGCCGACCTGTACCGCGACCCAGGGAATCCGGTCTCCACCATGGGAGGCAAGAAACTCGCCTGCCCACTGCTCGGCGCTGAGCGGAACCTTGACCGACAAGGGCGCAAACGGTCCGGGACCGCTCCCGCCCAAGGCATAGATATCCACGAGGTTGAAGTGATTGAACCGACGCTGGTTGTGCACGTCGGTCAAATAGGCCATCCATGGATTGTGAATCACCACATCCCCGTCCTTCGGGGCGGCGATGCCGCGAACATCCTTGGCGCCGACGTACGAAGTCAAGAATCCGCTCCGCCGGTTGAAGGTGAGATTGACGACACGGTCGTAACGCGCGTCGACCAATTGGGCAGCCCACCCGGTCATCTCGCGGTAGAGGGTCACGACATCCTTGGTTTGCGCCCGGCTCTCATCCACCAACCCGTGAAAGTCATAGGTCACGATCTGTCGAAGATCCGGCAAGAGGTTCGCGACGGTGGCGAATCGTCGATCGACGACCAAATCGACCGCCGCTCCAGGCCACTCTTGCTGCAGGCGTTGCAGCAACGTACCCATTTGCACCAGGTCGCCCATTCTGGTGATGTTGATGAGGAGGACTTGCCGGTTCATAACAAATCGCGTGTCTCGCCGCGATACTCATCCAACATCAGCACCATCAACTCTTCGCGCTTGAGGGAAGCCGACGGACCCTTCGCGCGAATCTGCGCCGCGACATCTTTCAACTCGACGCGCTGTCCCGCCTGGCAGCGTGTGATGAGGGATTCCAGCGGAAGGTCGTCGGCACAACGGCTGAGCAGGGTTTCCTGCTGCCGGTCTCCTCTCAAGACGGCCCCCACGCGATCGGGATGAGACAACCCGATCGCAGCCAGCAGATCCTTCATCCGATGTTCATAGGTATGGGCGCTCAACAGCCGCGCCCGCGCCGCAGCGGCCGTCGCCTGCCTGGCGGCAGGATCTTCCAGCCATGTTCGAACCAGCCCAGGAACGTCATCGAACGAGCGGAACGATACGATCTCCTGCTCTGTAAAAAGTTCCGGAAGCAATGAACGGTGATCCGTCAACTGAAAGGCTCCGCAAGCCGCCAATTCAAAGGTACGAGGATTGACGAAATCGGCCTGCGGGTCCAAGCTTGGTCCGGTACTGGAATGCAGATTCAGATTGACGGGCGTCGCGTTGAAGACCTTCATGCAGGTGGCGGTATCGATCCGTGCGCCGTCCAATTGCAATACGGAACGGAGATCATCGGCGCCTTCCCACTCGTTGCCCCAGAGTTTAAACGACCAGGGTCGGTTGAGTAACGTCGGAAAGAGCCGACGACGATTCGCGTAGCCTGCGCCGACGAATGAGACGTCCGCACCGTAGAGGCACCGATCTTCCTCGGACAAGGTCATGGGGCGATGAAGAGCCGGGTCCGCCGCCATCGGCAAATAGCTGACCTGCCGAGCCCCCGCCTGCTTGAAGGCGTTCAGGCATTCCCCCTGTTGAAACACAAACCAGAACTCGTAGCCCGCCGCCATCTGTTGCCAGTAAGTCAGGTGGCGATAGTTCTCGACGAACCACATGGCCGTCAGAAATTTCTTTTTCCGCAGGAGGTCGAGGACCGGCAACGTCAGCGGAGCCTGGGCCACCGACAAGACAAGATCGGGAGGAGACTCGGCGAGCGTCGCCAAGGTCCATTGGCTCAACACCTCGGCGAGACGGCCTTGCATCAGTTGGCGATTGCGTGCATCGCTCAGTCGCCCCATGACCTCATAACTCTGAGCATGGAGACTGTGGTCGATCCACTGTACCTGATGGCCGAGTGACTCGAGCGCCCGTTTGACGTAGCCGGCGATCGGAAGCGAACCGCCGTAAATCGGGCCCACCAGCGCGATGGTCAGCCGACCTCCCGCCGCACAGGCGATCCCACGGCGCAGCGCCTGCTCGAACGTGTTGTGGAAGGCCCCATTCCATTGGGTAGCCGGGACATAGGAAAGACAACGCAGAGGCCGCCCGGTGCTTGTCAGGGTCTGGGCGATGGCTTCGGGAGACCCAACCAACCAGCTGACCTGTTCGCTCCAGGCTCCCAGCGGCCGCGCTGACAGCGCATCGTGGAATTCGCCTAGGTCGGAAACCAGTACGGCGATACCGATGTCCGGCGCCAGTTTCTTTCTGAGCGCTTCTACATGGTACAGCAGCCCGACTCCTGCGACGACGATCGTCTCCCCAGCATGACAGGACGGGACATGGGTCTCAGCCCAGGTTTCGGCTTCACGAATTGGATCATAGGAGCTATGAATCCACCGCCCTGATCGTCGAGCCGAAGGTATGCCGCAGCGCGCAGGCTCGATGGAGAGCACTCCTCCGACGGATGCCTTGAGGGAGGTCGCCAGATCCGGAGCACGTGATGCCAACCTGGCGACGTTTTCGTTCAAGCAGGTCATACAGCCACCGATTCGCACAGATTGGGAGAAAGTGTCCGCCACACAGCCGCTCGTTGGAGATCGGCGTGCTCGCCTGCACCGTCTTCGAAGTACACTCCCCATTGATCCATGTGGCTGTTCCATAGGGTCCAGCCCGCCGCCGGACGACGGCGCCCGCTGACGATCACATCGACACTCTCCGTGATCGGCCAGCTGTCCGGATGAGTCTGCGCGGAATATTGATAGACCCAATGGCCCTCTCCATAGGGCCCTGTTTCATGCACCCGCGCGCGGGAGAAGTAGAACCCCAAGACGCGGCTTCCCATAGCCGTAGCCATATGCAACGGGCCCGTGTCGCTTCCGACCACCCAGCGGCAAGTTCGAAGCAGCCTCATCAGCTGCGCGACGGTGGTACGGCCGGTGGCATCCCACACCCGTCCCTGCAACAGGGTGGGAACGGCTTCCAAGATGGCCTGTCCGGCTTCACGCTCGTGACCGCTCCCGATCAAGACGACCTGTCCGTCATCTACTTGCGTGAGAAACCGTTGTATCCACTGAGCCCATACGGCGGGCGACAGGCAGCGTGTCTTGTCCCCTGCCCCGGCCGCCAGTGCGGTCCAGAGTCCGGGGCGCTTGCCGATCGCGGCAAGATCCTCCGGCAACGCGACGTCGGTTTCTTGCAAAACTGGCGCGCAACCCAGCGGCCTCACATCGCACATCCCACACCAGGCATCGGCCAGGTGCACACGGTTTTGACCACGGTCTTTGGCCACCTGTTTGAGATACTGCGCCCAAGGACCAAGTCCTGCGTCAAAGAGACTGCCCTGATCGATCTCCATGACACGGTTACTGAAAAGGTGCGCCACCAAGAAGCTCCGAGCATGTTGATTCAAGCTGTAGACGTGATCGTATTCGCGCTCGCCGATTGCGGTGAGATAGGTTCTGACCGCGCGCAGGGTCTCGGTCGGATTCCCCATCCATTGATCGGCCCACGTGCGCCACAGGGCACCGTCCCAAGGTATGACTCGACGAACGGTGCGATACCCTGCGAGTACCGGTGCCAAGGGAGCTGAACAGAGGACATCCAACTGCCTCTCCGGATATCGCTTCTTCAGGGCCTCGATGGCAGGAAGCGACTGCACGAGGTCGCCCAACCTCGCCAGCTGAATCAATAGTGCGCCGTTTTGAGAGGCTGGCTCAGGCGGCATGGTGCTGAATCAATCGACCATCCGGCTCGGCCAGTTTCGTTGTCAGTTCGTCCAAGCCGTCAAACGTTGGGTCCAATGCGCGCAACGTCTCACATTCGCGCTGCGCGTCGGTTCGTCGGCCGGACCGGAACAATACGCTGGCCAGCGCGAACCGCACGGCAAGGTTGCCGGGATTCCGTGCGACGAAGGTGGAGAGACGAGCAGCCACCGCATCCCATCGTTCAAGCGCGGTTCCGCAACGCAAGAACCAATGGATGCACTCCTCATCATCCGGCCCATTCGCACAGAGCGGCTGCAACAGGGCCCAGGCCGACTCGACCCGGCCGTCTCCCATCGCGGCCATGACCATGCCCAAGGAAGACTTTCGCCGATCGGCGCCGGACTCCCGTGCTCGATCGAACGCCGCTTCCGCCACCCTATAGTCCTGCCGTTGCATGGCCACGATCCCACGCAGCAGCCAGGCTTCTCCATGCGACTGATCCTGCGCCAACAACGCAGCCAGATGCGCGTCGGCCTGATCGAAAGCCCCCTGCTCGATCGCATGTTTCGCGAGACCGATGCGGGCGTAGGGATCTTCCTCCAAGGTCAGCATTCGTTGCCAAAACGGAACCGCCAGAGGTATTTGTTCCACGCCGCGGCAAAGCAAAGCAGCCCAACGAAGAATCCATACGTCGGCCGGCCATTCCTCCGTTCGTTTCAGGAGGGCGATGACCATGCCCCGATCCCGTTCTTGCGCCGCATGTTGGACGTCCGCCAGAAGTGCCCGTTGCGCCTTGGTCGTCGGATCGGCGATCACGGAGAGGCGATACCCGAGGGTTCCGTTCGTGATATGTGTGTCGATGGCATAGCCGTCTTCGAAGTGAAGGAGGTCCTCGTCGGTGAGCCACCAGGAGGCTCCCCATCGGTCACGGAGGCGACGGCCGTTGTGGTCTTCATGGACCTTGCGCCCCGGCGTGCGGCTCTCCAAGTGATAGAGCACGCTCTGCGGCTGATACACAATGGTTCGCTTCTGTTCGCGAATCTTGAGGCAGAGATCCACATCCTCGAACCCGTTTCGATAGCCTTCGTCGAATCCTCCGGCCTGCTGAAACGCATCTCGTCGCACCAACATGCATGCCGCCGTCACACATTGAAACTCTCGCCGCCGGGACACGCATGGAGCCTGGGCACTCATTCCTCGATAGATGTGATAGGGCATGAACCATTCGCGGGAGAACGCCACACCGGCATGTTGGATCGTGCCGTCCTCATACAGCAGCTTGCTTCCCACGACGGCCACATCCGGATGCATCCGGACTTCTTCGACCAGCGCCGATAGCCAGCCCTTGAGAGGAACCGTGTCGTTGTTCAGAAACACCAGAAACTCTCCTCGCGCGGCCCGCGCGCCCTGATTGCAGGCCTTGGCGAATCCGAGATTTTCTTGATTGCGGATCATCTGCACGTCGCCGCCGAGCGTGCGGAGAACATCCTGCACGCCGTCGGTCGAACCGTTGTCGACGACCACGACTTCATATGTCACGCCGTCGGTGTTTTCCGCCAAGGCGCTCAGGCATTGCTTCGTCAGATCGATGTTGTTCCAGACCGGGATGATGACGGAGCAGGTGTACGTCGGTTTTTTTACGGCCTGGGCCTGCAAGCCGTTCAGCGTATTCCGTTGCGCGTCACGTATCTTCGGATGAGCCTCCGCGTAGGAGAAATATTTCCGGTAGATGATATCCGCCGTCCGATGGAACGCATCCTGGTCGCGGCTGGTCATCGACGAACCGTCGATTCGCCAGGTAAACTCCGCCGTCGTCCGTGCAAGGTGTGCGAACGGATAACGAATCGCGAGTCTGATCCACAGGTCCCAATCTTCGTGCACGAACAGACTTTCATCGAACCGGCCCGCCTCATCAAGACAGCTCTTGCGATGCATCAGGCAGAGCACCGGAATGTAGTTCGACACCAAGAGGCGAGAGGCATCGAACTCGAACCGGTAGGGCTGGTCCCGCCCGATCTTCGTCATCGTTCCTTCCACTTCTCGCTCGGTGATGCGCCAGGCGTCGGTATAGGCCACCTGGTGGGTGCCGCGCTCAAGAAACGTCACAAGCGTGGCAAGATGGTCGGGCAAGAATCGGTCATCATCATCGAGATAGGCGATGTAGGTTCCTCTTGCCAGTCGCAGACCGGTGTTGCGCGATGCGGCCAGGCCTCGGTTGCGGTCGTGATTGACGAGGGTGAGACGCCCGGCAAGATTCGCTTCGGCGATGATCGCCTCGACCGGCGTCACCCCGTCGTTCACCACGATCACTTCAAAATCCTGATACTCTTGCCCAGCCAGACTCTGAAGGGCGACCCGCAACCGTTCCGGTCGGTTGTGGGTCGGAACAATGACCGACACCATCGGTTTAGATGCAGCGGTCGTCGATTGCGCGGCGGTAACGCGCCGGCAGGCCCACACTTGATAGATCGACAGAAGATTGGCGGTGCGAAGATCAGCCGGTGTGGCGGCAGGAAAATATCGCAGTGAAGGGACTTCGATGTGGATCCGATCCACGCCCAGGTGCCGGAACCCGCTGTTGTTCAAGAGCCGGCCTAACTGCTCTTCGGTCACCCAATCTTCAACGGGTTGATTCGGCGGGGCGATCCGTTTCCATTCTTCCCACACGTCTCCTCTGGGGGTGGTCAGAATGAGATAGCCGTCGGAGGTGAGGAGTTGGGCGAGGTGAGCTAGGAACGCCGGCTTCTGCGGATGCGGTACATGCTCGATGACTTCCGAGCAGAGCACGAGATCGAACGGTTGAAAATCATGTCTGGCCAAGACCGACTCGGGAGTCCCCGCTTCGAAACGAATGTGAGGAAACAGGCGTCGTGCGTGTTCGACCACGCCGGCGACCGGCTCAATCCCTTCGCAGGTCCCATAGGCCGTCGCAAGATTCGTCAGCCAGCCGCGCCCGCAACCCACGTCGAGAATCCGCAAGGTACGATTGGGATGTTCTCGCCTGGTTTCTCTCAGGATCTGTTCAAGAAAGGATGCGATCTTACACCACCGCGCGCCCTCATCGGGGTTCGGTTCCGGTGTGGACCAGGCCGGTTGGTTGACGAAGAGATCCACATAAAATTCATCCTGATTTTTGACCGTCGCGTCGGATCCTGTTGTGCTTGCCGTCGGTTGTACACCTCCGTCCGACAGGCCATAATCCGGTGTCGTGCCGGTTCGAATCCAGTCAAGCGTGCTCCGTAGGCGTT
Proteins encoded in this region:
- a CDS encoding Flagellar protein FlaG; translated protein: MLQEVSSRTNLLTTAATNQNALQHPPERDDEHAIAEPQPSTPEVKDKDLDQALSRVREVFQQADPRLEFTIDPDLDRVVVKVMNAESGEVIRQIPQREVIELAKSLEAPTGLLLHHKV
- a CDS encoding Flagellin protein FlaA is translated as MALVVNTNLASLSAQRNLSINQNQLAQSVERLSSGLRITRASDDAAGLGVSETLRAQIRSINQANRNAGDGISLTQVADGAAASIGSLLARMRELATQSGSGTLGTTERSYLDQEFVALRSEIDRISASTEFNGQALLSGTSNTFQVFIGFKSGANSSLTVALNDLDTTTMGLAGANVSTANAAQSVLAAIDGAISSVATARANYGAIQSRFDVAIQNLTVTAENFTAADSRIRDADIAQETSVFTKNQILTQSGIAILAQANALPQQALALLRG
- a CDS encoding CgeB family protein; this translates as MTCLNENVARLASRAPDLATSLKASVGGVLSIEPARCGIPSARRSGRWIHSSYDPIREAETWAETHVPSCHAGETIVVAGVGLLYHVEALRKKLAPDIGIAVLVSDLGEFHDALSARPLGAWSEQVSWLVGSPEAIAQTLTSTGRPLRCLSYVPATQWNGAFHNTFEQALRRGIACAAGGRLTIALVGPIYGGSLPIAGYVKRALESLGHQVQWIDHSLHAQSYEVMGRLSDARNRQLMQGRLAEVLSQWTLATLAESPPDLVLSVAQAPLTLPVLDLLRKKKFLTAMWFVENYRHLTYWQQMAAGYEFWFVFQQGECLNAFKQAGARQVSYLPMAADPALHRPMTLSEEDRCLYGADVSFVGAGYANRRRLFPTLLNRPWSFKLWGNEWEGADDLRSVLQLDGARIDTATCMKVFNATPVNLNLHSSTGPSLDPQADFVNPRTFELAACGAFQLTDHRSLLPELFTEQEIVSFRSFDDVPGLVRTWLEDPAARQATAAAARARLLSAHTYEHRMKDLLAAIGLSHPDRVGAVLRGDRQQETLLSRCADDLPLESLITRCQAGQRVELKDVAAQIRAKGPSASLKREELMVLMLDEYRGETRDLL
- a CDS encoding heptosyltransferase family protein, with the translated sequence MPPEPASQNGALLIQLARLGDLVQSLPAIEALKKRYPERQLDVLCSAPLAPVLAGYRTVRRVIPWDGALWRTWADQWMGNPTETLRAVRTYLTAIGEREYDHVYSLNQHARSFLVAHLFSNRVMEIDQGSLFDAGLGPWAQYLKQVAKDRGQNRVHLADAWCGMCDVRPLGCAPVLQETDVALPEDLAAIGKRPGLWTALAAGAGDKTRCLSPAVWAQWIQRFLTQVDDGQVVLIGSGHEREAGQAILEAVPTLLQGRVWDATGRTTVAQLMRLLRTCRWVVGSDTGPLHMATAMGSRVLGFYFSRARVHETGPYGEGHWVYQYSAQTHPDSWPITESVDVIVSGRRRPAAGWTLWNSHMDQWGVYFEDGAGEHADLQRAAVWRTLSPNLCESVAV
- a CDS encoding Glycosyltransferase, producing the protein MSHADAQSNGTIEQVQNPDTEYYQFCREQRRPYFGRMMWASQGLPLRHVVMQELVRLEAARQGITPLRILEVGSWAGGSAITWADALTRYCRANGSVVCVDPWKPYFDVATRPDEAVYREMSQALANDTIYDLFLHNITAAGHAHIILPLRGPSTVMLPALPRNYFDLIFVDGDHSYAAVSADITAAAGLIKDGGILCGDDLERQCSEIDQDYARTQIDADYIRDPRSGHEYHPGVTLAVGELFGEVSHVVGCWGVRKRGTGWERLDMSKVSCSADRIPPHLTRRDPAADHDFQRWRDQRRRRVTLITTKMSEVSGPTPSASTSRVSHAPRTNQRALLIQLDFQTWAAARPWTYSAAFGVQEGLTANGIECVTIPAIAENPCSNPTSWVYHARKALAGQRFDQVWLWLIHTPLDPTTLEWVAELAPVRVGVLMESLRYDEEDYAWAPQLRQRQAQLEAQLPYLTHVLAPDEHDAADLNGRGLAHALWWPPMVPERFIVHPSAGPARSQAVFHGTPYGRRQHWVDHPSLKNLLHCTIAAQPHTRNQQLFDQLQQTAAQYLRESPVVTEAAMLEYVRALRQIRLAEFTEWMAQLPQWPAIVNLPSLAKFYGGRVIEAMAARRPVISWDIPGHPGNRKLFEPEKDMLLFRQDDPAALAQQVDRVLRDRPFADSLARRAQERVKRYHTAEQRLRSTLDWIRTGTTPDYGLSDGGVQPTASTTGSDATVKNQDEFYVDLFVNQPAWSTPEPNPDEGARWCKIASFLEQILRETRREHPNRTLRILDVGCGRGWLTNLATAYGTCEGIEPVAGVVEHARRLFPHIRFEAGTPESVLARHDFQPFDLVLCSEVIEHVPHPQKPAFLAHLAQLLTSDGYLILTTPRGDVWEEWKRIAPPNQPVEDWVTEEQLGRLLNNSGFRHLGVDRIHIEVPSLRYFPAATPADLRTANLLSIYQVWACRRVTAAQSTTAASKPMVSVIVPTHNRPERLRVALQSLAGQEYQDFEVIVVNDGVTPVEAIIAEANLAGRLTLVNHDRNRGLAASRNTGLRLARGTYIAYLDDDDRFLPDHLATLVTFLERGTHQVAYTDAWRITEREVEGTMTKIGRDQPYRFEFDASRLLVSNYIPVLCLMHRKSCLDEAGRFDESLFVHEDWDLWIRLAIRYPFAHLARTTAEFTWRIDGSSMTSRDQDAFHRTADIIYRKYFSYAEAHPKIRDAQRNTLNGLQAQAVKKPTYTCSVIIPVWNNIDLTKQCLSALAENTDGVTYEVVVVDNGSTDGVQDVLRTLGGDVQMIRNQENLGFAKACNQGARAARGEFLVFLNNDTVPLKGWLSALVEEVRMHPDVAVVGSKLLYEDGTIQHAGVAFSREWFMPYHIYRGMSAQAPCVSRRREFQCVTAACMLVRRDAFQQAGGFDEGYRNGFEDVDLCLKIREQKRTIVYQPQSVLYHLESRTPGRKVHEDHNGRRLRDRWGASWWLTDEDLLHFEDGYAIDTHITNGTLGYRLSVIADPTTKAQRALLADVQHAAQERDRGMVIALLKRTEEWPADVWILRWAALLCRGVEQIPLAVPFWQRMLTLEEDPYARIGLAKHAIEQGAFDQADAHLAALLAQDQSHGEAWLLRGIVAMQRQDYRVAEAAFDRARESGADRRKSSLGMVMAAMGDGRVESAWALLQPLCANGPDDEECIHWFLRCGTALERWDAVAARLSTFVARNPGNLAVRFALASVLFRSGRRTDAQRECETLRALDPTFDGLDELTTKLAEPDGRLIQHHAA